CCCAGAGGACGTCCTCATTGGCACATATTCCGGCGGTGACACCGCCGGTTATGGTTGCCAATACTCAGGCAGCTTCATCGTTTATTTTGGCGGCTCTTGATGAGAGAAACTCGGCGTCAACGGATAGCCAGCGGATGAACGGATTTCAGGCCTGCAATCCGTTTTGCGAATCATCTGTTGACACCACAGCCAAAACAAGAAGACCCTGAGGCTGGTAAAATGCTTCTATGAACCTCGATAACCTTCATCACTTCAAACAACTTGATCCAGGCGGCATGCTCGCCCACATCGAAGGCCTGCCCGACCAGCTCGAGGCCGCCTGGGCGCACGCCCAAACCCTGCCCCTGCCCGACCTCTCCGGCGTGACCCAAATCGTGCTGTGCGGCATGGGCGGCTCGGCCATCGGCGGCTCGCTTGTTGCCGCCCTCGTCGCCAACGAATGTCGTTCGTCGTTCGTCGTTTGCCGAGATTACGATCTCCCCGCCTGGGCGACCGGCCCGCACACGCTTGTCATCGGCTCATCACACTCCGGCAACACCGAAGAGACGCTCTCCTGCTTCAAGCAGGCAATTGAGCGCAAAACAAAGTTGATGGCGATTACGGGTGGAGGAAAGATTGCGGAAATGTGCCGCGAGGCGGGCGGCACGATCTGGAAGTTCGATTACAAGAGCCAGCCCCGCGCCGCCGTCGGTTACTCGTTGATGTTGCCTCTGGCCTTCTTCTCGCGCTCAGGCCTCATCGCCGACAAATCAGCGGACGTGGCCGGGGCGGTGGCCGCCATGCGTGAACAGCAAAAAAGCCTGCGTGCCGAGTCGCCGGTGGTGAATAACCCGGCCAAACGCATGGCAGGGCAATTGATGGATCGGTTTGCGCTGATTTTTGGGTCAGGCCTCATGGCCCCGGTCGCCCGCCGCTGGAAGGGGCAAATTTCGGAGAACGCCAAAGCCTGGGGGCAGTTTGAGGAACTGCCGGAGATGAATCACAATAGCGTGGTCGGAATAACCAATCCCCAATTACTAATTACTAAATACATGGCGCTGTTTCTCGAAAGTGACTTCGACCACCCGCGCAACAAGCTTCGCTCCGAGACCACGCGGACTCTGTTCATGACCGCCGGCTACAACACCGACGTGATTCGCGGCCTTGGCCCGACGCCGCTGGCCCAACTCCTCACGGCTTTGCACTACGGCGACTACGTCAGCTATTACCTGGCAATGGCTTACGAGACCGACCCGACGCCAATTGGGCCGATTGAGGTGTTGAAGGAACGGCTGGCGAGAGCCTGACAGGATGACAAGATGAAGGGGTGACAAGGTGA
This genomic interval from Chloroflexota bacterium contains the following:
- a CDS encoding bifunctional phosphoglucose/phosphomannose isomerase; translated protein: MNLDNLHHFKQLDPGGMLAHIEGLPDQLEAAWAHAQTLPLPDLSGVTQIVLCGMGGSAIGGSLVAALVANECRSSFVVCRDYDLPAWATGPHTLVIGSSHSGNTEETLSCFKQAIERKTKLMAITGGGKIAEMCREAGGTIWKFDYKSQPRAAVGYSLMLPLAFFSRSGLIADKSADVAGAVAAMREQQKSLRAESPVVNNPAKRMAGQLMDRFALIFGSGLMAPVARRWKGQISENAKAWGQFEELPEMNHNSVVGITNPQLLITKYMALFLESDFDHPRNKLRSETTRTLFMTAGYNTDVIRGLGPTPLAQLLTALHYGDYVSYYLAMAYETDPTPIGPIEVLKERLARA